In Flavobacteriales bacterium, one genomic interval encodes:
- the eno gene encoding phosphopyruvate hydratase, which produces MSLIAKIQAREILDSRGNPTIEVDVYTDSGHMGRAAVPSGASTGAHEAAELRDGDKKRYLGKGVLKAVQNVNSTLNSELNGALVTEQAMIDRALIALDGSPNKANLGANAILGVSLAVAKAAASESGMPLYRYVGGVNACTLPVPLMNILNGGAHADNKVDVQEFMIMPVGAKTFGEGLRMGAEVFHNLKAVLKAKSLSTNVGDEGGFAPDLASNEDALKLVMQAIEKAGYKPGEDIVLALDCASTEFYDAKKERYTLESTGDSLTSKEMVAMWADWAKRYPIVSIEDGMSEDDWDGWKLLTETIGEKVQLVGDDLFVTNTERLAEGINKGIANSILVKVNQIGTLTETIQAVEMAHRAGYTSVMSHRSGETEDSTIADLAVALNCGMIKTGSASRSDRIAKYNQLLRIEEQLGPAGVYPGKSLRYAH; this is translated from the coding sequence ATGAGTCTGATCGCCAAGATCCAAGCCCGCGAGATCCTCGATTCTCGTGGCAATCCTACCATTGAAGTAGATGTCTACACCGATTCAGGTCACATGGGTCGCGCAGCAGTTCCTAGTGGTGCCAGCACCGGTGCCCATGAGGCTGCTGAATTGCGCGATGGTGACAAGAAAAGATACTTGGGCAAAGGTGTTCTCAAGGCCGTTCAGAACGTAAATAGTACCCTTAACTCCGAGTTGAACGGAGCGTTGGTCACAGAGCAAGCAATGATCGATCGTGCGTTGATCGCGTTGGATGGATCTCCGAACAAAGCGAACTTGGGAGCCAATGCAATTCTTGGTGTAAGCCTTGCGGTTGCAAAAGCTGCAGCTAGTGAATCGGGCATGCCGCTCTACCGTTATGTCGGCGGTGTCAATGCATGCACCTTACCTGTTCCGCTGATGAACATTTTGAACGGTGGCGCACATGCAGACAACAAAGTGGATGTGCAGGAATTCATGATCATGCCCGTTGGTGCAAAGACCTTCGGTGAAGGGTTACGGATGGGTGCTGAGGTATTCCACAATCTGAAAGCCGTTCTGAAAGCGAAGAGCCTGAGTACCAACGTTGGTGACGAAGGCGGTTTTGCACCGGATCTTGCAAGCAATGAAGATGCGTTGAAGTTGGTGATGCAGGCCATTGAAAAAGCAGGATACAAACCAGGTGAGGATATCGTGTTGGCATTGGATTGCGCCAGTACCGAATTCTATGACGCCAAAAAGGAGCGTTACACCTTGGAGAGCACTGGCGATAGTCTCACGAGTAAAGAAATGGTAGCTATGTGGGCCGATTGGGCCAAGCGTTACCCCATTGTAAGTATTGAGGATGGCATGTCCGAGGACGATTGGGACGGATGGAAGTTGCTCACGGAGACGATCGGCGAAAAAGTGCAACTTGTAGGTGATGATCTTTTTGTGACGAACACGGAGCGCCTTGCTGAAGGCATCAACAAGGGCATCGCGAATAGCATTTTGGTTAAGGTGAACCAGATCGGAACACTTACCGAGACCATTCAAGCCGTAGAAATGGCCCACCGCGCAGGATATACGAGTGTCATGAGCCACCGTAGTGGAGAAACCGAGGATAGCACCATCGCCGATCTGGCCGTCGCATTGAATTGCGGCATGATCAAGACGGGTAGCGCTAGTCGCAGTGACCGTATCGCCAAGTACAACCAGTTGCTCCGTATTGAAGAGCAATTAGGTCCTGCTGGTGTGTACCCCGGCAAGAGTTTGCGGTACGCTCATTGA
- the carA gene encoding glutamine-hydrolyzing carbamoyl-phosphate synthase small subunit, which yields MLVSQRPEALLLLADGTLFRGRSIGATGSAAGEICFNTGMTGYQEIFTDPSYTGQIMTLATPHVGNYGVKEGEEESRSLTIAGLVVKKFSEVVSRPGATGSLDDQLKAQNVVGISDVDTRKLVRHIRDHGAQNAIISTELDVAALKKQLAAAPAMAGLELSSRVTAAHAYEVGSKNASFRVALLDFGVKRNIERCLVERDCFVKVFPMTTPLSDMLAWEPNGFMLSNGPGDPGAMPNSVALVKTIVDAGLPVFGICLGHQLLAEAHGMPTLKMHHGHRGINHPVKDLTTGRDEITSQNHGFVVDRDAAEMNKAVEITHVHLNDGSVAGFKLKGKPVFCVQYHPEAGPGPLDGRYLFDRFVANMHAHFTVEGALIKNN from the coding sequence ATGCTCGTAAGCCAACGTCCCGAAGCCCTTCTGTTACTTGCTGATGGTACGTTATTTCGCGGTCGTTCCATTGGAGCTACGGGTAGCGCCGCCGGCGAGATCTGCTTCAATACCGGCATGACCGGCTACCAAGAGATCTTTACCGATCCGAGCTACACCGGCCAGATCATGACCTTGGCCACACCGCACGTGGGCAATTACGGCGTAAAGGAAGGCGAAGAAGAAAGCAGGTCGCTTACCATCGCTGGTCTTGTAGTGAAGAAGTTCAGTGAAGTGGTGAGTCGTCCGGGAGCCACGGGTTCCTTGGATGATCAACTCAAAGCACAGAACGTGGTCGGGATCAGTGATGTGGACACGCGCAAATTGGTGCGGCACATCCGTGATCATGGAGCGCAGAATGCCATTATTTCTACTGAATTGGATGTTGCTGCGTTGAAGAAACAATTGGCTGCGGCACCCGCAATGGCCGGTCTGGAATTGAGCAGCCGTGTTACCGCAGCACATGCTTATGAGGTCGGGTCCAAGAACGCGAGTTTCCGGGTGGCCTTGTTGGACTTTGGCGTGAAACGAAACATAGAGCGCTGCCTTGTGGAACGTGATTGCTTTGTAAAAGTTTTTCCGATGACCACGCCGCTTTCGGACATGCTCGCATGGGAACCGAATGGGTTCATGCTAAGCAATGGACCCGGTGATCCCGGCGCAATGCCCAACAGCGTGGCGCTGGTAAAAACAATTGTGGACGCAGGGCTTCCGGTCTTCGGGATCTGCTTGGGTCATCAACTATTGGCAGAGGCGCATGGCATGCCCACCCTGAAAATGCATCATGGCCATAGGGGCATCAATCACCCTGTAAAGGACCTCACGACGGGGCGTGATGAAATCACCTCACAGAATCATGGATTCGTAGTGGATCGTGATGCCGCAGAAATGAACAAGGCGGTGGAGATCACCCATGTTCACCTTAACGATGGCAGCGTCGCTGGTTTCAAGTTGAAAGGCAAACCGGTCTTTTGCGTGCAGTACCATCCCGAAGCTGGTCCAGGCCCATTGGACGGGCGTTATCTTTTTGATCGGTTCGTTGCGAACATGCACGCCCATTTCACCGTAGAAGGTGCTCTTATAAAGAATAATTGA
- a CDS encoding T9SS type A sorting domain-containing protein, giving the protein MTALSVDPIADRLYGSGTFLRIANETDTVLAFGMAQWDGTRWDSIGHRMYEIPGSTASQVYWFIRYNAELYACGAFGFFVEPDTANGSFSRLDETTQRWEPLDCINPVTSGLGGISPRHDEQDNLYMTGFSTSICGYPEAAVFRYDADGFHEWSPYQQIPVDNGNFIGTVIEFEGMTYMRGIFRDPLSDGWCNLMRHNGSTWEYVPGWGTSLGAIKDVVIHNEVLYIVGAFREPGAPGNGLAAFDGQNWLDFGTGLELAIAPGYTSVLTLQWFHDDLYVGGQFTKAGGIPANGLAKWNGSQWCSLPGFDQEPGPNPQSVPGMAVWRDSLYIVGAFTELEGQPFNRVAQWIGGDAVSGCSVPISVPEISTEHVQLSVWLTDVNNWTVEMPYNERWSVTLYDNTGRTVQRQNVAGQRSALDLSGLSAGMYIVQAGDPSGKQFTAKLLMQ; this is encoded by the coding sequence ATGACGGCACTTTCGGTTGATCCCATCGCTGATAGACTTTATGGCAGCGGTACGTTTTTGAGAATTGCGAACGAAACCGATACCGTACTTGCATTCGGCATGGCACAATGGGATGGCACCCGTTGGGATAGCATCGGACATCGAATGTATGAGATTCCTGGCAGTACTGCGAGTCAAGTCTATTGGTTTATTCGTTACAATGCTGAATTATATGCCTGCGGTGCCTTTGGATTTTTCGTTGAACCGGACACAGCTAATGGATCCTTTTCTCGCCTCGACGAAACAACTCAACGTTGGGAACCTTTAGACTGTATAAATCCGGTCACCAGCGGGTTGGGTGGTATTTCACCCAGACACGATGAACAGGATAACTTGTATATGACCGGTTTCTCTACAAGTATTTGCGGCTACCCAGAAGCCGCTGTGTTCCGGTATGATGCCGATGGGTTTCACGAATGGTCGCCTTATCAGCAGATTCCAGTAGACAACGGAAATTTTATTGGGACGGTAATCGAGTTTGAAGGTATGACGTACATGCGCGGGATTTTCCGTGATCCACTCTCTGACGGGTGGTGTAATCTTATGCGCCACAACGGTTCCACATGGGAATATGTTCCGGGTTGGGGCACTTCGCTTGGAGCAATTAAAGATGTGGTCATCCACAATGAAGTGCTGTACATCGTAGGTGCTTTCCGGGAACCCGGTGCGCCGGGTAATGGCTTGGCGGCGTTCGATGGGCAGAATTGGTTGGATTTTGGAACAGGACTTGAATTGGCCATAGCACCGGGGTATACTTCGGTACTTACGCTACAATGGTTCCACGATGACCTGTATGTTGGCGGGCAATTCACCAAAGCTGGTGGTATACCGGCAAATGGGTTGGCCAAATGGAACGGTTCGCAATGGTGTTCGTTACCCGGTTTCGATCAAGAACCCGGTCCCAATCCGCAGTCAGTTCCCGGCATGGCCGTTTGGCGAGATAGCTTATACATTGTTGGTGCGTTCACTGAACTGGAAGGCCAACCCTTCAACCGTGTGGCCCAATGGATCGGTGGCGATGCGGTAAGCGGGTGTAGTGTGCCTATTTCTGTTCCGGAGATCTCGACTGAGCACGTACAGCTGAGTGTTTGGCTTACTGATGTGAACAACTGGACGGTTGAGATGCCATACAATGAACGTTGGAGCGTAACCCTCTATGACAACACAGGGCGTACTGTTCAGCGCCAGAATGTCGCGGGGCAGCGTTCAGCGTTGGATCTTTCTGGATTATCCGCTGGAATGTACATCGTGCAAGCGGGTGATCCATCTGGTAAACAATTCACGGCGAAGCTTCTGATGCAATAA
- the rplQ gene encoding 50S ribosomal protein L17 produces the protein MRHGNKNNALGRKKAHRDSLLSNMAISLIDHKRIETTLAKAKALRLFVEPLITKSKDDTMHSRRTVFSYLQNKEATATLFRDVAPKIADRPGGYTRIIKMGNRLGDAAEMAMIELVDFNTTYTKEKAGTAAKKTRRTRRTKAASKPEAEAKPETEAKAEVGEEAKGE, from the coding sequence ATGAGACACGGAAATAAGAACAACGCACTAGGCCGTAAGAAAGCCCACCGCGATAGCCTGTTGAGCAATATGGCGATCAGCTTGATCGATCATAAGCGCATCGAGACCACCTTGGCCAAAGCAAAAGCACTACGCTTGTTCGTAGAGCCTTTGATTACCAAGAGCAAGGACGATACCATGCACAGCCGTCGTACAGTGTTCAGCTACCTTCAGAACAAAGAGGCAACAGCCACATTGTTCCGCGATGTAGCGCCTAAGATCGCTGATCGTCCTGGAGGGTACACCCGCATCATCAAAATGGGCAACCGTTTAGGAGACGCGGCTGAAATGGCCATGATCGAATTGGTCGATTTCAACACGACCTACACCAAGGAGAAAGCAGGTACAGCGGCTAAGAAGACCCGTCGTACACGCCGTACCAAAGCCGCATCGAAACCAGAAGCCGAAGCAAAGCCGGAAACCGAAGCAAAAGCAGAAGTTGGCGAAGAGGCAAAAGGCGAGTAG
- a CDS encoding DNA-directed RNA polymerase subunit alpha, translating to MPILEFQRPDKVTMIESDDKRGSFEFRPLEPGYGITIGNALRRILLSSLEGHAITSVRIGGVDHEFSTIKGVIEDMTEIVLNLKQIRFRRQLDDVSTEKVSFTVSGKDGFTGADIGKHTTGFQVLNPEHVICNMDSNVKLQVEVTIGKGRGYVPADENKVEGAPIGTIYIDSIYTPIKNVKYNVENTRVEEKTDYEKLTIELITDGSISPKDALQEAAKILIHHFMLFSDERITLDTEIRPSSSSNAEEFDETSLHMRQLLKTKLVDMDLSVRALNCLKAADIDTLGDLVSFNKNDLLKFRNFGKKSLTELEDLVENKGLSFGMNVAKYKLDKE from the coding sequence ATGCCCATTCTCGAATTCCAGCGGCCAGACAAGGTAACGATGATCGAATCCGACGATAAGCGCGGATCCTTCGAGTTCCGTCCTCTAGAGCCGGGCTACGGGATCACCATCGGTAATGCCCTTCGCCGTATTCTTCTCTCCAGCTTGGAGGGACATGCGATCACCAGTGTACGCATTGGTGGCGTGGACCACGAGTTCAGCACAATTAAAGGAGTGATCGAGGACATGACCGAGATCGTTCTGAACCTTAAGCAGATCCGCTTCCGCCGTCAGTTGGACGATGTTAGCACGGAGAAAGTATCCTTCACCGTTAGCGGTAAGGATGGTTTCACAGGTGCCGATATCGGAAAGCACACCACTGGTTTCCAGGTGTTGAACCCTGAGCACGTTATCTGCAATATGGACAGCAACGTTAAGTTGCAAGTGGAGGTCACCATCGGAAAAGGACGTGGTTACGTTCCTGCTGATGAGAACAAAGTGGAAGGTGCCCCTATCGGTACCATCTACATCGACTCGATCTACACACCGATCAAGAACGTTAAGTACAACGTTGAGAACACGCGTGTTGAAGAGAAGACCGACTATGAGAAGCTCACCATCGAGTTGATCACGGACGGTAGCATCTCTCCAAAGGATGCGTTGCAGGAAGCTGCGAAGATCCTGATCCACCACTTCATGTTGTTTAGCGATGAGCGCATAACCCTTGATACGGAGATCCGACCATCATCCAGCAGCAATGCGGAAGAGTTCGACGAGACCAGCTTGCACATGCGTCAACTATTGAAGACCAAGTTGGTCGACATGGACCTGAGTGTACGTGCATTGAATTGCTTGAAAGCAGCTGACATCGATACCCTTGGTGATCTCGTTTCATTCAACAAGAACGACCTCTTGAAGTTCCGCAACTTCGGTAAGAAGAGTCTTACTGAGCTTGAGGATCTGGTAGAGAACAAAGGCCTGAGCTTCGGAATGAACGTGGCCAAATACAAGTTAGACAAGGAGTAA
- the rpsD gene encoding 30S ribosomal protein S4: MARYTGPKTRIARKFGEAIFGPDKWMERKPHSPGQHGPNARRRKKESEYSLQLQAKQKAKYTYGILERQFEKMYYIAASKRGITGEVLLQLCESRLDNTVFRLGIAPTRRAARQLVGHGHVTVDGSMVNIPSYTLRPGQTVAVREKSRALEAITNSISVSNNKFDWLEWNPSNMTGKFINMPERAQIPENIREQLIVELYSK; the protein is encoded by the coding sequence ATGGCACGTTACACAGGACCTAAGACACGGATCGCCCGTAAATTCGGAGAAGCGATCTTCGGACCGGACAAATGGATGGAGCGCAAGCCCCATAGCCCCGGCCAGCATGGCCCCAATGCCCGCCGCCGCAAAAAGGAGAGTGAATACTCCCTTCAGTTGCAAGCGAAGCAAAAGGCGAAATACACCTACGGCATCCTCGAGCGCCAGTTCGAGAAAATGTACTATATCGCTGCCAGTAAGCGCGGTATTACCGGTGAAGTATTGCTACAGTTGTGCGAATCACGTTTGGACAACACGGTATTCCGTTTGGGCATTGCACCAACACGTCGTGCTGCTCGTCAATTGGTCGGTCATGGCCACGTTACGGTAGATGGTAGCATGGTGAATATCCCTAGTTACACGTTGCGCCCTGGACAGACCGTAGCAGTGCGCGAAAAAAGTCGTGCGTTGGAAGCGATCACCAATAGCATTTCGGTAAGCAACAACAAATTCGATTGGTTGGAGTGGAACCCGAGCAACATGACAGGCAAATTCATCAACATGCCTGAGCGCGCACAGATCCCGGAGAACATCCGTGAGCAACTGATCGTGGAATTGTACAGTAAGTAA
- the rpsK gene encoding 30S ribosomal protein S11 — MAKQEQKAGGKKKKKNVVVEAFGQAHIRATFNNLIISLTNNKGEVISWSSAGKQGFRGSKKNTPYAGQVSAEEAAREAHDLGLRKVKVFVKGPGGGRESAIRALHNSGVEVTEIIDQTPMPHNGCRPPKKRRV, encoded by the coding sequence ATGGCAAAGCAAGAGCAAAAGGCCGGCGGCAAGAAGAAGAAAAAGAACGTGGTAGTGGAGGCCTTTGGGCAAGCCCACATCCGTGCTACGTTCAACAATCTTATCATCTCGCTCACCAATAACAAGGGTGAGGTGATCAGCTGGTCATCCGCAGGTAAGCAAGGCTTCCGCGGAAGCAAGAAGAACACCCCATATGCTGGGCAAGTGAGCGCCGAAGAGGCTGCTCGCGAAGCGCATGATCTGGGTCTACGCAAAGTGAAAGTGTTCGTTAAGGGACCAGGAGGTGGTCGTGAAAGTGCCATCCGCGCATTGCATAACAGCGGTGTGGAGGTAACTGAGATCATTGATCAGACACCAATGCCACACAACGGCTGCCGACCACCAAAGAAGCGCCGCGTATAA
- the rpsM gene encoding 30S ribosomal protein S13 — translation MARIAGIDLPKTKRGCIGLTYIYGIGRSKALSILEKAEVDPDTKVDDWTDDEQSRIRTVINESIKVEGALRSEVQLSIKRLMDIGSYRGQRHRAGLPVRGQRTRTNSRTRKGKRKTVANKKKATK, via the coding sequence ATGGCACGTATAGCAGGTATAGACCTACCCAAGACCAAGAGGGGCTGCATTGGCCTCACGTACATCTACGGCATCGGCCGCAGCAAAGCCCTTTCCATTCTGGAGAAGGCCGAGGTGGATCCCGATACCAAGGTTGACGACTGGACCGATGATGAACAATCCCGTATCCGGACGGTCATCAATGAGAGCATTAAGGTTGAAGGTGCGCTTCGGAGTGAAGTGCAGCTGAGCATTAAGCGCTTGATGGACATCGGCAGTTACCGTGGGCAGCGTCATCGTGCTGGTTTACCAGTGCGCGGACAACGTACACGTACGAACAGCCGTACCCGTAAAGGCAAACGTAAAACAGTGGCGAACAAGAAAAAGGCAACGAAATAA
- the rpmJ gene encoding 50S ribosomal protein L36, translated as MKVRASLKPRSADCKIVRRKGRLYIINKKNPKFKQRQG; from the coding sequence ATGAAGGTCAGGGCATCCCTAAAACCACGCTCCGCGGACTGCAAGATCGTCCGTCGTAAAGGGCGTTTGTACATCATCAACAAGAAGAACCCGAAGTTCAAGCAACGTCAGGGCTGA
- the infA gene encoding translation initiation factor IF-1: MSKTGTIEQDGVIKEALSNAMFRVELENGHVIVAHISGKMRMHYIRILPGDKVKVEMSPYDLSKGRITFRYKS; encoded by the coding sequence ATGAGTAAAACAGGGACCATAGAGCAGGACGGCGTCATCAAAGAGGCGCTGAGCAATGCTATGTTCCGTGTTGAGCTGGAGAATGGTCACGTGATCGTCGCCCACATCTCTGGAAAAATGCGGATGCACTACATCCGGATCCTACCAGGTGATAAAGTAAAAGTGGAGATGAGTCCGTACGACCTGAGCAAAGGCCGCATCACCTTTCGTTACAAGAGTTAA
- the map gene encoding type I methionyl aminopeptidase — MAKTVNHLSDEEIALVKESSLLVGRTLAEVAKRIAPGVTTGELDRMAEEFIRDNGAIPGFKGLYGCPSTLLTSVNEQVVHGLPGDTPLEEGDIASVDCGVLMNEFYGDSAYTFCVGEVAPDTLTLLRVTQECLERGIAEAIANNRIGDVGYAIQHHAESHKYGVVRELVGHGVGRKLHEPPEVPNYGRRGHGVKMNAGMVLAIEPMINMGVKEVKQLADGWTVVTRDGKPSAHFEHTIAVRQGKAEVLSTFSFIEDVLKAKGTLVN; from the coding sequence ATGGCTAAGACCGTGAACCATCTGAGTGATGAGGAGATCGCATTGGTGAAGGAGAGTTCTTTGCTTGTTGGAAGGACCTTGGCGGAAGTTGCCAAAAGGATCGCACCCGGTGTTACTACCGGTGAATTGGACCGCATGGCGGAAGAGTTCATCCGTGACAACGGAGCGATACCCGGTTTCAAAGGCCTGTACGGCTGCCCAAGCACGTTGTTGACCAGCGTGAATGAGCAAGTTGTTCATGGTCTACCTGGTGATACACCGCTTGAAGAAGGCGATATTGCCAGTGTGGATTGTGGAGTGCTGATGAACGAATTCTACGGTGATAGCGCCTATACATTCTGTGTAGGTGAAGTTGCACCGGACACCTTGACGCTCTTACGGGTTACCCAAGAGTGTTTGGAACGTGGAATTGCGGAAGCGATCGCGAACAACCGCATCGGTGATGTAGGTTACGCGATCCAGCATCATGCTGAATCGCATAAGTACGGTGTAGTGCGTGAGTTGGTGGGCCACGGTGTGGGCCGCAAATTGCACGAACCACCCGAAGTGCCCAACTACGGAAGACGTGGGCACGGTGTGAAGATGAATGCAGGTATGGTGCTTGCGATCGAACCCATGATCAACATGGGAGTGAAAGAAGTGAAACAGCTAGCGGACGGTTGGACCGTAGTAACACGCGACGGGAAACCAAGCGCGCATTTCGAACACACCATCGCAGTAAGGCAAGGCAAAGCAGAGGTCCTATCAACATTCAGTTTCATCGAAGATGTGCTGAAAGCAAAAGGAACACTGGTGAATTGA
- the secY gene encoding preprotein translocase subunit SecY, with the protein MKNMIDTLKNIWRIEELRNRILVTLGLLLIYRIGSFIVLPGVDSKMMAASTSGGGGIAEILAIFTGGAFTRASIFALGIMPYISASIIMQLMGIAVPAVQKKQKEESGRRQINQWTRYLTILICVFQAPGYIFTTIDAAARPEGQFWLMTSIIILSSSTLFVMWLGERITERGLGNGISLIIMIGIIAQLPQSFAQEVVGRVGPGGGGLVLLLVEVVLWVLIIAGCILLVQGTRRIPVQFAKRVQGNKQYGGVRNYIPLKVNAAGVMPIIFAQAIVLIPMYVAQAFEEPPAWLVGMANNQGWGYNFMLFLMVVLFTYFYTAITVNPNQLADDMKRNGGFIPGIKPGKQTAGHIDELLSRITLPGAIFLGLVAILPAFAVMFGIKQGFAQFFGGTSLLIMVGVLLDTLQQIESHLLMRHYDGLMKSGRIKGRSGGAAFGMAG; encoded by the coding sequence ATGAAGAATATGATCGATACGCTCAAGAACATCTGGCGGATCGAGGAACTGCGCAATCGCATCCTCGTTACGCTAGGGCTCTTGTTGATCTACCGGATCGGTAGCTTCATTGTGTTGCCCGGTGTGGACAGCAAGATGATGGCCGCTTCGACAAGTGGTGGAGGTGGTATCGCCGAGATCCTCGCGATCTTTACCGGGGGCGCCTTTACCCGTGCATCGATCTTCGCATTGGGTATCATGCCGTACATCTCGGCGTCCATTATCATGCAGTTGATGGGTATTGCCGTACCAGCTGTGCAGAAGAAACAGAAGGAGGAAAGCGGTCGTCGCCAGATCAATCAGTGGACCCGTTACCTCACCATTCTCATCTGCGTTTTCCAAGCTCCTGGTTACATCTTTACCACCATCGATGCTGCTGCGCGCCCGGAAGGTCAATTCTGGTTGATGACGAGTATCATCATCCTCAGTTCATCCACATTGTTCGTGATGTGGTTGGGTGAGCGTATTACCGAGCGTGGCCTTGGAAATGGTATTTCATTGATCATCATGATCGGTATCATCGCACAATTGCCACAATCATTCGCACAGGAAGTAGTTGGCCGCGTTGGTCCTGGCGGTGGTGGACTGGTATTGTTGTTGGTCGAAGTAGTTCTTTGGGTCTTGATCATTGCGGGTTGTATTCTGTTGGTGCAGGGTACGCGACGTATACCTGTCCAGTTCGCAAAGCGTGTTCAAGGCAACAAGCAGTATGGTGGAGTGCGTAACTATATCCCACTGAAAGTGAATGCTGCCGGTGTAATGCCGATCATCTTCGCACAAGCGATCGTGCTGATCCCCATGTATGTGGCCCAGGCGTTCGAGGAACCACCAGCATGGTTGGTAGGTATGGCGAACAATCAAGGTTGGGGCTACAACTTCATGTTGTTCCTGATGGTGGTATTGTTCACCTACTTCTACACAGCGATCACTGTTAACCCGAATCAATTGGCGGATGATATGAAGCGTAATGGTGGATTCATTCCGGGTATTAAGCCCGGAAAGCAGACCGCTGGTCATATCGACGAGCTTTTGTCACGCATCACGTTGCCTGGAGCTATATTCCTGGGTCTCGTTGCGATCCTTCCCGCATTCGCGGTAATGTTCGGGATCAAGCAGGGTTTTGCGCAGTTCTTCGGCGGTACATCATTGTTGATCATGGTGGGCGTGTTATTGGACACGTTGCAACAGATCGAAAGTCATTTGTTGATGCGACATTACGACGGACTGATGAAGTCCGGTCGCATCAAAGGAAGAAGTGGAGGAGCGGCATTTGGCATGGCCGGATAG
- the rplO gene encoding 50S ribosomal protein L15 encodes MDLSKLKPAEGATKKEKRIGRGQGSGRGGTATKGHKGQKARAGWSGKRGFEGGQTTLTRRVPKFGFNNPTRVEYKGINLDAIQALATEKKLSAIDPAVLHANGLIQKKDKLKILGRGEVTGALNITAHAFSATAKAAIEAKGGKAETITTIVEKNDEKAKKA; translated from the coding sequence ATGGATCTAAGTAAACTTAAACCGGCCGAAGGGGCCACCAAGAAGGAAAAACGTATCGGTCGAGGCCAAGGCAGCGGTCGTGGTGGTACGGCTACGAAAGGTCATAAGGGCCAAAAAGCGCGTGCTGGCTGGAGTGGCAAACGCGGGTTCGAAGGCGGGCAGACCACTTTGACACGCCGTGTTCCTAAGTTCGGTTTCAACAATCCGACCCGAGTGGAATACAAGGGGATCAACTTGGATGCTATCCAAGCATTGGCCACCGAAAAGAAATTGAGCGCCATTGATCCGGCCGTATTGCATGCGAATGGTTTGATCCAGAAGAAGGACAAGCTTAAGATCCTAGGACGTGGTGAAGTTACCGGCGCATTGAACATTACTGCACATGCATTCAGCGCTACTGCAAAAGCAGCCATTGAAGCAAAAGGTGGTAAGGCCGAGACCATTACGACCATCGTTGAAAAGAACGACGAGAAAGCGAAGAAGGCATGA
- the rpmD gene encoding 50S ribosomal protein L30, translated as MRTKWLVSVELSWIKYSTDDLLNGEHSKEATMKTIIITQTGSQIKCPKRQKDNLKALGLGRIGKSLIVEATPQVLGMVEKVHHLVSVKEAV; from the coding sequence ATGCGAACCAAGTGGCTCGTCAGCGTGGAATTAAGCTGGATAAAGTATTCAACGGATGATCTCCTTAATGGAGAACACTCAAAGGAAGCAACAATGAAGACCATCATCATTACACAAACAGGCAGTCAGATCAAATGCCCAAAGCGTCAGAAAGACAATTTGAAAGCATTGGGTTTAGGCCGGATCGGCAAGTCCTTGATCGTGGAGGCAACTCCTCAGGTGCTTGGCATGGTGGAGAAAGTACATCATCTGGTATCCGTTAAGGAAGCGGTTTGA